CGATGGAGAGCTGAACCGAACCTACCAGGCCGTCACGGCCCGCCTGCGCGGTGCGCCGCCGCTCGCCGACAAGCTCGTGAATGCGCAGCGCGCGTGGATCGCGTACCGCGACGCCGAATGCCATTTCTCGAGCGCGAATGCCGAGGGCGGCAGTGCGTACCCGATGGTCGTATCGACCTGTCTCGACGATCTGACGAAGGCACGCACGGAAACGCTGAAGGGCTATCTGTCCTGCGAGGAAGGCGACCTCGCTTGCCCGGTGCCTGTGAAGTAACCGTTCGGACGCGGGCCCGGTGAGCGAGGCCCGCACTGCGCCGGCTGGACGTCGTCCTACACGTCGTCTGTTACACGTCGTCCGTTTCGTCGAGCAGCTTGTGCCGCATCGCGTAACGCACGAGCGCCGCTTCGTGCGGCATCTGCATCTTTTCCAGGATCCGGGTCTTGTAGGTGCTGACCGTCTTCGCGCTCACGCACAGCGCATTCGCGATCTCGGTCAGCGTCTGGCCGGCGGCGATCCGCCGGAACACGTCGAATTCGCGATCGGACAGCCGCTGGTGCGGCAGCGTTTCGGCCGGCTCGTTCAGGCTCTGCGCGAACTGCTCGGCCATCGCGAGGCTCACGTAGACGCCGCCCGACGCCACCTTCGTGACCGCGCCGACCAACTCCGCGCTCGCGCTTTCCTTCGTCAGATAGCCCGACGCGCCCGCGCGGAACGCCCGCACCGCATATTGCTGCTCCGCGTGCATCGTCAGCACGAGCACGCGCAGCGCGGGCTTCTCGTCCTTGATCTGCTTGATCAGTTCGACGCCGTTGCGGCCCGGCATCGACAGGTCAAGCACGAGCACCTGCGCGGGCGTCGCCCGCACCAGCGCTATCGTCGACGGGCCGTCGAAGGCTTCGCCGGCCACCTCGAATCCGGTGGCGTTCTGGAGGATGTGCCGCAGACCGTCGCGTACGAGCGTATGGTCGTCGGCGATGAGCACCTTGATCATGTGATGAGCGTGTCCTGTTGAACGGTGGCGAGCGGAAATGCGACAGTGATCGAGAAGCCGCGCGCGAGCGCGGTGTCGATCGTCACGGTGCCGCCCAGCATGTGCGCGCGTTCGCGAATGCCGATCAGGCCGAACGACTTGTCCTCGTGGGCGGGCCCGCCGGGCGCCGCGCCGCGGCCGTTGTCCGCGACGCGCAGCACGCAAGAACCTTCCTCGACGTCGAGCCGCAATGCCACGCGCGTCGCATCCGCATGGCGCGCGACGTTCGTCAGCGCTTCCTGGACGATGCGAAACAGCGTGGTCGCGCCCGCGCTGGTGAACGTGAGGCCGCCCGTCTCGATGTGGCGCTCGACGTCGATCCCGTAGCGGTTCGTGAAATCGTTCGCGAGCCATTCGATCGCGGGCACGAGGCCGAGATCGTCGAGCATCACCGGCCGCAGGTCGGCCGCGATGCGCCGCACCGACGCGACCGTCGCGTCGATCAGCCGCCGCATGCCTCGCAGATGCGTCTGCACGCCCTCATCGGGTTGCGCGCGGCCGGGCATGCGCAGTTGCTGCTCGACGACCGACAGATCCATCTTCAACGCGGTGAGCTGCTGCCCGAGATCGTCGTGCAACTCGCGCGCGATGCGGGTTTTTTCCTCTTCGCGCACGTTCTGCAGGTTCGCGGACAGTTCACGCAATTCCTCGCGCGATTGCTTCAGCGCGTTCTCGGCCCGCTGCCGCTCGGTGATGTCGCGCAGCATCACCGTATAAAGCTTGCCCGACGCGTCGCGGATCTGCGAAATCGACGCTTCGATCGGGAATTCCTCGCCGTTGGCCCGCAGCCCGAACAGCACGCGCTGGCGGCCCATCTGCCGCTCGGACACGCCCGTCACGCCGAACTGGTCGACGTGCTTCGCATGTGCGGCGCGGAACCGCTCCGGAATGAAGCGCGACAGCGGCGCGCCGATCGCCTCCATCGCGGACACGCCGAACACCTGCTCGGCCATCGGATTGAAGATCACGACGGTTTGCTTCTCGTCGATCGTGATGATCGCTTCCATCGACGAACGGATGATGCCCATCATCCGTGCTTCGTTGAGGATGCCGCGGCTGCTCGCGCCGGCATCGGCGCGGCTGCGCAGCAGCGCATGGACGAGCGCCGCGAATCCGAACGACGCGATCAGCCCGGCGGCGAGCACGGTGCCGGCCGCACGCTGCGCGCCGGTCGCGCTCGGCCGGCCGTCCGCGGAATAGGCGAGCGTCAGCGCGGTGCCGCCGAAATTCAGCACATCGGTACGCCGCATCAGGTCGGGCGACGCCGACGCTTCGTCGGTCGTCGTCTCGACGCTGGCGATCGCGCGCGGATCGCCGCCGGCGGTCATCCACAGGTCGATTCCGCGTTCCGCGTCGAGCGCGCGCTCGATCAGGCGCCGCGGGCTCAGCGCCGCGAACAGCACTCCGTCGGCGCCAGCTTCGCGCGTGCCGGACGGCTTGGCGGCGGCCAGCGGCGAGGTCGCCACGGGCAGGAACAGCGTCAGGGTACGGGCGTCGCGGGAGGCATCGTCGTCGGCGGGGTGGACGCCGAGCGCGATGTCGCCGGTCCGCAGCGCGCGTGTGAGCGGCGCCGCGTCGGACGCGCCGAAACGCACGACCGGCGAACTCGAGACGGGGGCGCTGAGCGTCGCTGCCGCGAGCGGATCGGTCGGCAGCGGCTTTGCGCCGGCCAGCGCGCCGCGCGCCGCGGGCGTGAGCGGCGCATAGCCGATCTGCCGGACCGGCGAGCGGCCGCTGTCGAGATCGAGCGTCTCCGCGTATCGGCGCCATTGGCCGGGCGTCATGTCCGGGACGAGCCCGAACGTGCCGCGTGCGCCTTCGAGCACGGCGACGCCGGCCTGCAACTCGTGGCGCAGCATCGCCGTCACGTGCGTCGTGCGGCGTTCGAAACGCGTATGAACGGCGCCTTGCCACTGCTCGCGCACCAGCAGCGCGACGCCGAGCGACAGCAGCGCGCCCGCGCACAGCGCGGCGACGCCGGCCGCGAGCGGCTGGCGTAGCATGGTCTGGAGGCGCGTGGGCCCTCGGGCGTCCCGCGTCGGGGTTCCACTGGGGGTCATTCGATGGCCATTCTGTTGTTCGGGCTATCCGGGGCACTCGGACAGCGCGGCAAAACCGGGAAAACTCGCACCGGCTGCGTGCAACGACTATTTTGAAGATGAAATTGTGCGCGTTTTACACATTTTTTGTAATGGGGTCGGTTGAAATAGCGGCAAACGGCATGAAGCTGCGGGCGCGCCGGCCGCGCTTGACGCGCGTCAACGCACACGTCGGCACGTGGGGCAGACTGTTCGGCAGGCAAGCCGGCACCGGGCCGGCCTGCGGTAACGGGTCGTGATTGCGCAGGGCGCGACGCGCGCCCGGTCGGAGGGACGGACCATGTACAAGCGGATTTTCGTCGGGCTCGACGGTAGCCCGAGCGCGCGTCTCGCGCTAAACGAGGCGATCCGGATCGCGACGGCGTCCGGCGGCGAAGTGACCTGTGCGTACGTCGTCGAACATCGGCCGCAGCTCGTCGACGTCGACGCCGGCTTCGCCGCCGAGCGCGATGGCGATGTCGCCGCGACCGATGCCGCGACGCCGGTGCTCGACCATGCGAAAGCGGTGCTCGCGCAGCAGCATGTGCGGGGCACGGTGCGCGCGCTCGACGCGTACGGCGAGGACATCGCGACGGTGCTGATGCGCACGGCGGCCGAAGCCGACGCCGACCTGATCGTGATGGGTACGAGCGGGCGGCACGGCCTGCGCAGGCTGTTGCTCGGCAGCGTGGCGGAATCGTTGCTGCGTGCGGCCGACCGGCCGGTGCTGCTGGTGCGGCACGGCGAGCCGGGCGCGTCGGCGACCGCGTAAGCGACGACGTACGGCGGCCGCCGCTGCGGCACGAGGGCCCGCAGTCGACAGGATGCCGCGCGGCATCCCGGATGTCTGCGTGAGCGGGGGGCTGCGCCGTCGCGTCGTCCAACACGGCGCGGCGGCCGCCGACGAGACGCTCGCCTGCATGCGATTGCGCGTCGACGGTTGCATCCGGGCACGCAGTTCTGGCAGCATCGGCCGGTGTCCGCTTGTTCGCCGCGCGCATGGCCGCGGCGATCGACGCAGGGACATCCGGCGGCACCCGGTCGCCTGAATCGAGATCGGGCGGTCCGCCGGATGCCGGTTTCCTACCTTACCGACGTCATTTGCCATGCCGATTTCCGCGACCGACCTGATTCGCCAGTTCGACCTGCAGCCGCATCCCGAAGGCGGCTATTTCCGTGAAACCTACCGCGCGACCGATTCGGTCGTGCGTCCGGCCGACGGTGCGCCCCGTGCCGCGTCGACCGCCATCTATTACCTGCTGTGCGACGGCGCGTATTCGTCGTGGCACCGCATCCGTTCCGACGAGGTCTGGCATTTCTATGCGGGCGATCCGATCGAAGTGTGGGTGCTCGACGCGCGCGACGGGCTGACGATCCACCGGCTCGGCAACCCGCTCACGCATCCCGGCACCGTGTTCCAGGCCGTGGTGCCGGCCGGAAGCTGGTTCGGTGCGCGCTGCGCGTCGCCGGCGCACGTCGCGCTCGTCGGCTGCACGGTGGCGCCCGGGTTCGAGTTCGCGGAATTCGAGCTGGCCGATGCGGTCGCACTGGCGGCCGAGTTTCCCGATTACGCGGAGCACGTCGCGCAACTCGCGCAACGCTCCGACGTGTGACCGTCACGGTCGCGTCACGCCGCGTGCAAAGCCCTTGCCGACGGCTTGCGTTCCGCGCGGTCGAGGTCAAACCCGTTTAGAATGCGTACGATGCACCGGTCGGTCGCGGACGTGCCGCGGCGGCCGGTGCGCTGCCGTACCGACGGCCCTGTCGCGCGGCCCGCATGTCTTCCAGGAGCGCCGCCGTGTGGCACTTTCCCATCGCTATTCCATCGTCGCTCGGCCCGTGGGCCGTGTTCGCGAGCGTGTTGATCACGCAGCTCGGCGTGCCGGTGCCGGCCGTGCCGATGCTGATTCTCGGCGGCACGATGGCGGCGATGGGGCAGGCGTCCTGGGTCAGCATGTTCGCGGCGGCGATCGGCGCGACGATGCTGGCCGATTCGCTGTGGTTCTTCATGGGCCGCACGCGCGGCCGGCGCCTGCTGAACGGCCTCGTGCGTTTCTCGCTGTCGCTCGACACGACGCTGCGCTTCGCGCGTAACGTATTCGAAAGGTACGGCGCGCCGCTGCTCGTGCTGTCGAAATTCCTGCCGGGTCTCGGCCTCGTGTCGGCGCCGCTGCTCGGCACGACCGCGATCGGCATCGGCGTGTTCCTGTTCTGGGATCTGGCTGGCGCGTCGCTGTGGGCGGCGTTCTGGCTGATCGGCGGTGCGGCCATTCACGACCAGATCGTCCAATTCGTGCTGTGGGTGCGCGCGAGCGGCGGCACGATCCTCGACGCATTCCTCGCGATCTTCATCACGTTCCTGCTGTACCGCTGGGTGCGCCGCGTACAGTTCCGCCGCTATCTCGCACAGGTGCGCATTTCGCCGCCGCAGCTCGTCGAGATGATGACGTCCGACGAACCGCCGCTGATCTTCGATGCGCGGCCGAAGGCGATCCGCGACCGCGAGCCGTACCGGATTGCCGGCGCGGTGCCGGTCGATCTCGATTCGCCGGACCTGCTCGACCCGGAAGTGCTGAAGCGGCCGATCGTCGTCTATTGCGTGTGTCCGAACGAGGCGACTGCGAAGCGGCTCATCGCGAAGATGCAGCGCAAGAAGATGATCCACAACATCCGGGCGCTGAAGGGCGGCCTCGATGCGTGGGAAAAGCATGGCTATCCGGTCGAGCCGCTGCCGGCCGATCTGGATTCGTCGCGGTATTTCGTGCGGCCCGAGCAGGGCGGGCTGGGGGGCGAGTATACGGTGCGAGCGACGTTGTCGAAATAAATACGCACACCGTTTTACGCGGATTTAAATCCGGTCACCCATTTCGCCCGCCGCGATTTCCCCAAAATCGCCTGGCATGAAACCGCCGATCCTCCCTATAATCCCGCCTGCATATTGCGTGCGCGAAATGGCGCACATTCGACGCGCGTTCGTTCGCGCCGAAAGCGATGAATCCCGTTGCCGCTCGTCACGCGCACAGCCGCGTCGCGCGGGCCGCTCGGGTGTATTCGGTGAAAGGCTCGATCCGTTTTTCCGGATTGTTCCGGAAAGATCGGATAATCCGCAGCAATTCCAACCGGATTGACGCGGTATCCGTGTCGTTTCTTATTCGGAAATCGACAGCGGCGATTATTTCGTTTTCGGCTGCCACAATCGGCATGAACGGGCGCGCATGGTCATCGACACAATGACGGCGGCCCGCTCGCGGCTGCCAAGGAGACGGATTTGAAACAACCAGAAGACCAGCTGCACCGCGGGCTGGAAGAACGGCACATCAACCTGATGGCGCTCGGCGCGACGATCGGCGTCGGCCTGTTCCTCGGCTCGGCCACCGCGATCCGCACGGCCGGCCCGGCCATCCTGCTGACCTACCTGCTGGGCGGCCTCGCGATCTTCCTGATCATGCGCGCGCTCGGCGAGATGGCGATCACCAACCCGGTCGCCGGCGCCTTCAGCCGCTATGCGCGCGACTACCTCGGCCCGCTCGCCGGTTACCTGACCGGCTGGACCTACTGGTTCGTGTGGATCGTCACCTGCATGGCGGAAATCACGGCGGTCGGCGTCTACATGCACATGTGGTTCCCCGGCGTGCCGAACTGGATCTGGGCGCTCGCGGCGCTGCTGGCGATGGGCTCGGTGAACTTCATCGCGGTCAAACTGTATGGCGAATTCGAATTCTGGTTCGCGCTGATCAAGATCGTCACGATCGTGCTGATGATCATCGGCGGCGGGCTGATGATCGCGTTCGGTATCGGCAACGGCGGGGTCGCGACCGGCATCTCGAACCTCTGGTCGCACGGCGGCTTCATGCCGAACGGCATCAACGGCGTGATCGCCGCGCTCCCGATCGTGATGTTCGCGTATCTCGGCGTCGAGATGCTCGGCCTCACGGCCGGCGAGGCGCGCAATCCGGAGAAGTCGCTGACGAAGGCCGTGAATTCGGTGTTCTGGCGCGTGCTGATTTTCTACATCGGTGCGCTGTTCGTGATCATGTCGCTCTATCCGTGGGACCAGATCGGCACGCAGGGCAGCCCGTTCGTGATGACGTTCTCGCGGCTCGGCATTCCGGCCGCCGCCGGCATCATCAACTTCGTCGTGCTGACCGCGGCGCTGTCGTCGTGCAACAGCGGCCTGTTCAGCACCGCGCGGATGCTCTACAACCTCGCGCAGCAGGGCCAGGCGCCGGCCGCGCTCGGTCGCGTGAACCGCAGCGGCGTGCCCGTGTACGGCGTGGCCGTGTCGGTCGCGTTGCTGCTGATCGGCGTGTTGCTCAACTATCTCGCGCCGCAGCACGTGTTCACGTGGCTCACGTCGGTGTCGACGTTCGGTGCGATCTGGACGTGGTGCGTGATCCTGATCGCGCAGATGCGGTTTCGCCGCACGCTGTCGGCCGACAAGATCGCGCGCCTGCCGATTCGCGTGCCGTTCTATCCGCTCGGTTCGTTCGTCGCGCTCGGCTTTCTCGTGCTGGTCGTCGTGTTGATGGCGTTCACGCCCGATACGCGCGTCGCGCTCGTGATCGGGCCGGTGTGGATCGTGCTGCTCGGCATCGCGTACGCGCTGTTCTACGCGAACCGTTCGACCGCGTCGATGCCGACGAAGTCGTAAACGGAGGAAACGGGCAGGGCGCCGCACGATCGTTGATCGCGATCATGCATGCGCGGGCCCGACGGCCTATGCTGAACGAACGCATTGCTTGTCCGCGCTTCGCGTGGCATCACGCCGATCCCCGCGACCGCGGCGGCTGTCCGGCCGCCGCGCGCCGCTGCCGCGCGAAGCTTCCGTCGTCGTTCAGCGACGACGCGCACGCACGGAGATCTTCGCCATGCAGCCTGCCCAATCCATTCCGACGCTCGCGCGGATCGCGCTGGCCGTCGACCCGACGCCCGAATCGCTGACCGCCGCGCGCTATGTGCGCACGCTGCTGCGTCCCGGCATGCGATTGCGCATCATTTGCGCGATCGACAATCCGCGCCTCGTGTTGCCCGACATTCCGCGCATCGACGCGCTGCTGACGTCCGCGCGCGAGGACATGATGCGCGAAGCGCAGGCCACTTGCGCGCGGATCGCGGCGCTGTTCGCCGACAGCGACAGCGAAGTCGAACAGGCGATCGTCGATACGTCGGTCACGGGCGGCTCGGTCGCGGACGCACTGGTGAACGATACGTCGACGTGGCACGCGGACGTGCTGGCGATCGGCGCAAATCCGCATCACGGGCTGTTGCGGCTCGTCGAAGGCGCGATGTCGGACACGCTGACGAAACGCGCGCGCTGCGCGCTGCTGATCGTGCCCGGCACCTACGCACGGCCGACGGACGGCACGCTGCAGCGGCTGATGTTCGCGGTCGACGGCAGCGAGCCGTCGCTGCATGCGGTGCGCGTCGGCCTCGGCTTCGCGGCGCCGGGGACGTTGCTGTATGCGGCGTACGTGATCGACCGGGCGGTTCGTCTGACCGATGTCGTGCCGGTGCGCGCGCTCGAGGATGCGTATCGCGCGGAGGGCGAGGACGCGCTCGCGAAAATCGGCCCGTTGTTCCACGCGACAGGCAATCCGACCAAGCGCGGCATCGTCGAAACGCATCCGACCAGCGACGACGTGGCCCATGCGCTGATGCGTGATGCCGTGCACTGGCGGGCAGAGTTGCTGGTGGTCGGCACGCATGGCCGTCGCGGCATCGCCGCCTGGCTGATCGGCAGCGTCGCACGACGCGTGGCGCACCTCGCGCAGGTGCCCGTGCTGCTGGTGCGTGGTGCGGAGTGAATCGCACGTCGTCGCGATCGATGCGGCTCAGGATTGACCTGCATCAGAAACGCGACGCGCATCGCGTGAGACAGTGATGGAACGTCCGGCGGCGCGGCGGGTCTGTCGTGCTTGCACACGATCCCGCGCCTGCATGCGGGTAGCCATTTCCGCCGCATTCACTTCCGTCACATCATTTCAGGAGCCGCGCCACGGGCTTATACGGCGCGTCATCCGACCGGGAACTCTCTGGCACGAGGGTAGGCAACCGACGGTTGCCTTGGAGGACGGGCGGGGTGCAAGTCACCCCGTCCGCTTTCCGCCTGGCCCCGTCGAATCCACTTCCCGCAGCAAGGGGGTTGAATGCGGCCGCGTCGTGTCGTGCGTCATCGCGCGCGTTCGCTTCGATGTGGATCGCGACGAACATGGACGCGTGCACGGCAGCGCGTCGGCATGACAGCCGTGTCGTGGCGCGCGCAGCCATTGCACGGCACCGCACCGTATGTCGGTGAAGTATGGAGATCAGAGGGTACGAAGAATCGATCGCAGGTCGTGCCGACGGCCAGCGCCGCGTCGTACCCGCA
This is a stretch of genomic DNA from Burkholderia cenocepacia. It encodes these proteins:
- a CDS encoding lysozyme inhibitor LprI family protein — translated: MRVLTGLLGSLALVASVAHAQANCADATDQATMTACADRAYKKSDGELNRTYQAVTARLRGAPPLADKLVNAQRAWIAYRDAECHFSSANAEGGSAYPMVVSTCLDDLTKARTETLKGYLSCEEGDLACPVPVK
- a CDS encoding response regulator transcription factor, with protein sequence MIKVLIADDHTLVRDGLRHILQNATGFEVAGEAFDGPSTIALVRATPAQVLVLDLSMPGRNGVELIKQIKDEKPALRVLVLTMHAEQQYAVRAFRAGASGYLTKESASAELVGAVTKVASGGVYVSLAMAEQFAQSLNEPAETLPHQRLSDREFDVFRRIAAGQTLTEIANALCVSAKTVSTYKTRILEKMQMPHEAALVRYAMRHKLLDETDDV
- a CDS encoding PAS domain S-box protein encodes the protein MTPSGTPTRDARGPTRLQTMLRQPLAAGVAALCAGALLSLGVALLVREQWQGAVHTRFERRTTHVTAMLRHELQAGVAVLEGARGTFGLVPDMTPGQWRRYAETLDLDSGRSPVRQIGYAPLTPAARGALAGAKPLPTDPLAAATLSAPVSSSPVVRFGASDAAPLTRALRTGDIALGVHPADDDASRDARTLTLFLPVATSPLAAAKPSGTREAGADGVLFAALSPRRLIERALDAERGIDLWMTAGGDPRAIASVETTTDEASASPDLMRRTDVLNFGGTALTLAYSADGRPSATGAQRAAGTVLAAGLIASFGFAALVHALLRSRADAGASSRGILNEARMMGIIRSSMEAIITIDEKQTVVIFNPMAEQVFGVSAMEAIGAPLSRFIPERFRAAHAKHVDQFGVTGVSERQMGRQRVLFGLRANGEEFPIEASISQIRDASGKLYTVMLRDITERQRAENALKQSREELRELSANLQNVREEEKTRIARELHDDLGQQLTALKMDLSVVEQQLRMPGRAQPDEGVQTHLRGMRRLIDATVASVRRIAADLRPVMLDDLGLVPAIEWLANDFTNRYGIDVERHIETGGLTFTSAGATTLFRIVQEALTNVARHADATRVALRLDVEEGSCVLRVADNGRGAAPGGPAHEDKSFGLIGIRERAHMLGGTVTIDTALARGFSITVAFPLATVQQDTLIT
- a CDS encoding universal stress protein, which translates into the protein MYKRIFVGLDGSPSARLALNEAIRIATASGGEVTCAYVVEHRPQLVDVDAGFAAERDGDVAATDAATPVLDHAKAVLAQQHVRGTVRALDAYGEDIATVLMRTAAEADADLIVMGTSGRHGLRRLLLGSVAESLLRAADRPVLLVRHGEPGASATA
- a CDS encoding cupin domain-containing protein gives rise to the protein MPISATDLIRQFDLQPHPEGGYFRETYRATDSVVRPADGAPRAASTAIYYLLCDGAYSSWHRIRSDEVWHFYAGDPIEVWVLDARDGLTIHRLGNPLTHPGTVFQAVVPAGSWFGARCASPAHVALVGCTVAPGFEFAEFELADAVALAAEFPDYAEHVAQLAQRSDV
- a CDS encoding DedA family protein/thiosulfate sulfurtransferase GlpE, which codes for MWHFPIAIPSSLGPWAVFASVLITQLGVPVPAVPMLILGGTMAAMGQASWVSMFAAAIGATMLADSLWFFMGRTRGRRLLNGLVRFSLSLDTTLRFARNVFERYGAPLLVLSKFLPGLGLVSAPLLGTTAIGIGVFLFWDLAGASLWAAFWLIGGAAIHDQIVQFVLWVRASGGTILDAFLAIFITFLLYRWVRRVQFRRYLAQVRISPPQLVEMMTSDEPPLIFDARPKAIRDREPYRIAGAVPVDLDSPDLLDPEVLKRPIVVYCVCPNEATAKRLIAKMQRKKMIHNIRALKGGLDAWEKHGYPVEPLPADLDSSRYFVRPEQGGLGGEYTVRATLSK
- a CDS encoding amino acid permease produces the protein MKQPEDQLHRGLEERHINLMALGATIGVGLFLGSATAIRTAGPAILLTYLLGGLAIFLIMRALGEMAITNPVAGAFSRYARDYLGPLAGYLTGWTYWFVWIVTCMAEITAVGVYMHMWFPGVPNWIWALAALLAMGSVNFIAVKLYGEFEFWFALIKIVTIVLMIIGGGLMIAFGIGNGGVATGISNLWSHGGFMPNGINGVIAALPIVMFAYLGVEMLGLTAGEARNPEKSLTKAVNSVFWRVLIFYIGALFVIMSLYPWDQIGTQGSPFVMTFSRLGIPAAAGIINFVVLTAALSSCNSGLFSTARMLYNLAQQGQAPAALGRVNRSGVPVYGVAVSVALLLIGVLLNYLAPQHVFTWLTSVSTFGAIWTWCVILIAQMRFRRTLSADKIARLPIRVPFYPLGSFVALGFLVLVVVLMAFTPDTRVALVIGPVWIVLLGIAYALFYANRSTASMPTKS
- a CDS encoding universal stress protein, whose amino-acid sequence is MQPAQSIPTLARIALAVDPTPESLTAARYVRTLLRPGMRLRIICAIDNPRLVLPDIPRIDALLTSAREDMMREAQATCARIAALFADSDSEVEQAIVDTSVTGGSVADALVNDTSTWHADVLAIGANPHHGLLRLVEGAMSDTLTKRARCALLIVPGTYARPTDGTLQRLMFAVDGSEPSLHAVRVGLGFAAPGTLLYAAYVIDRAVRLTDVVPVRALEDAYRAEGEDALAKIGPLFHATGNPTKRGIVETHPTSDDVAHALMRDAVHWRAELLVVGTHGRRGIAAWLIGSVARRVAHLAQVPVLLVRGAE